CATCACGGCGGCGAACAGGGGCGGCTCGACTTCCTCGAGCACCAGCTTGTGCAGATCACAGGCGGCGTCGCCATCGAGCTGTGCCAGATAGCGCTCCATTGCGTCCGACACACATGCCCGGATCGGCCCCACGCCCGTATCATCGGGCTCGGTCTGAACAGCACTTCCCCGCATGACCCCACTTGCCTGCTGTTGCATATCGGCTTGCACTGATTCACCCAACGGGATTGGATCGCCCCCCGCGACCCGGAAAGGTTTTCGATGATACCGGAAAGCGCGGACAGTGAAAACGCGAAGCCGACAAGCTGACGCATTTCCCGTTAGCGGTACTCGAAGATGTACTGCTCGGCGCCACCACCCGGGTCCATCAGTTCAAGGCGGACGCTGATGCTGCGACCAGGACTCATCCCGCGTTCCCATTGATGACGCAGGGTTTCGTCCTCCAGGTAATCGCTGGGGTGGAACCAGCGCTCGGCGGTGACCCGCTGGTTGCCATCGAGCAGCGACAGGCGGATCAGGGGATAGGGTTGGCGGAACGGCGCATCGTTGACGATGAGGGCCGCGGCGACCAGTGCGTCGTCACGTCGTGGGTGCTCGGTCACCTGGCCGCGCAGCAATCGCATCTGCTCCCGATCACGCAACAGGGGCAGCTCGCAGCCGGTGACCGCGCAAAGACGCTCCGCCCAGGGTCGCAACTCGGCACTGGCCGCCATGACGTTGCGCTGAGCGTAGGTCACCTGCAGCCCGAACAGCAAGGCGAGTAACAGGACACCCGTGAGCCAGAGCAGGTTGGACGGTCCCGCAGCCGGAATGCCGGCTGCCGCCTGACGCTCGAGTTCCAGCGCGGACTGCAGGTGCCAGTCGCCATGATCGCCCTCTGCGGCGGCAAGGGCATCTTCTCCCAGCGCCTGATAGGCCGCCGTGGCCAACGCCGGTCTGCCGCCACCTGGACGGCTGACGCCCGGCCTGACGGCCCGGCCGGGGACCACGGAGACCGGGCCGGAGGTCCAGTCTATGGCTCGCCGAGCGGGTGGCGCGGGTGTCTCGGTGCGGAGGGGTTCCGGTTCGCTGACCGCCGCCGGCTGCGACGGCGGTTCATCCACAGGCTCAATGGGCTCCGCAGGGTCGACAGCAACATCCGCCGGCTGGTCAGCCGTGGCAGGTTCGACGTCGGAAATGACAGCCTCATCAGGCTCCCGGTCCAGTAACGCCAGGGATTCCAGGGGCAGATGGGCATGGAACGCGGCGGGTAGCGTATCCACCAGTCGGCGCCGGGGATCGAATGCGGTGTGGCACATCCCGCATTGCACCCGGCCGCCCGGGGCGGGCAGCGCGTCCGGCTCGGTCCGGAACAAGGTGGCGCAGGCGGGACACTGCGTGTACATGGAAACCGGGGCCTGTATCCTGAACGCGCTCCATTGTCTGGAGGGTGAGCCCCCTTGTAAAGGAGCGCGGCTCAGACTTCCGACGGGCGCCGCAGCCCGGTCACCAGCGCCCATCCGTCCCGGCCATCATCCGCACGCAGCTCGAAGGCCGAAGTGTAGCTGTCCGTGACGCTGGCGGCCTGTTCATTGAGGATGCCCGATAGAGCCAGATGACCACCGCTGCGCACCCGCCGCGACAACTCCGGCGCGAGCCGTATCAACACCCCGGCAAGTATGTTGGCGACCAGCACATCGGCAATCGCATCGGCGGGCATATCATCAGGACTGGCCAGTTCCAGCCGGCCGTCCACGCCGTTGCGCCGGGCATTCTCGCGGCTCGCAATCAGTGCCTGGGGATCCTTATCGATGCCCAGCACGCGTTCCGCACCCAGCAATAGAGCAGCGATGGACAGTATCCCCGAGCCGCAGCCCATATCGATGACGAAGCGGCCCTGCAGCGGCTGACGATCGAGCCATTCCAGGCACAAGGCGGTGCTGGGATGAGTGCCGGTGCCAAAGGCCAGCCCCGGATCCAGCTTCAGCACGATGGCGTCGCTCGCATCCACTCGCGCGTTGCTGGGGCATACCCACAGACGCCGACCAAAACGCATGGGCACGAAGTCGTCCATCCAGGCCCGTTCCCAGGCGCGATCCTCGAGCCACTCCACCCGCCAACCACGCACGGCGGTATCACCGAGCTCCCGCTCCAGTGCCCGGCGCACCGTATCCACCCGGGCATGCTCGTCGAACAGTGCAAGCACGATGGCACGGCCCCACAGGGGCGCCTCACCGGGGCCGGGTTCGAGTATGGGGTCGCCACCAGGGTCCTGGAGCGTCACCGACATGGCGCCTTGCTCCATCAATACGTCTTCGGCCAGCTGGCAGGCCACCGCATCGAGGTCACAGGATACTTGCAGAAAAGGCATCAGCCGGAGCTGGATACTGGCGCCGGGAGCCGCATCACTCCTCGGCCGCGACGCAATCGGCGGCTTGCTGGCGGGTAAAGAACTGCCCGTCCCGCAGGAAGCCCGCTTCCACAGTGGGTTTCACCGCGCAGGCCGCCCCGTTGCAATCCCGCTGCAAAACGAGATCGTCAGGCAAGCCATCCAGGCAATGGAACGGAACCGGTGACCCGGTGCCACACAAAGAGGGGTAGACCATCCCGGTCGACGTATCTCTGAAGGCGGGCGTAAATCCGCTGCAGCGGTTCTCCTGGCTGACACCACCGGTAAAGCGGTAGGCCAGGTTCTCCCTATGGAGACGCTGCCTCGTCATCACTCGTGCCATGAAGACACCTCGCGACTGCTGCAAAAACGCCCGGAACGATTCATTCCGAGAGCCAGCCTGTGCATCTGCCTTGGGATGGTGCAGTGCACATTGGGGCGTAGTATAGGGCTGCGAATTACGATGTCCAGTAGGACGTCACAGGACTGTAAGAAAACCCGTCACCAGCGCATGTCTACCCGGGACCGGACCCCGCTCACGGGGCCCGAATCCCGTTGACGGACGGGGATCAGTTACCCGCCCGCTTGACGGCGTCCAGCAGTTCCTGGCGCGCCGACTCAAGGCCTTCCCAGCCCTGGATCTTGACCCATTTGCCGGGCTCCAGATCCTTGTAGTGCTCGAAGAAATGACTGATCTGGTCAAGCAGGATCTGCGGCAGGTCCTCCGGACCCTTGACCTTGCTGTAGAGCTTGGTGAGCTTGTCCACCGGCACGGCCAGCAGCTTGGCGTCCTCTCCGGACTCGTCTTCCATCTTGAGCACGCCCACCGGCCGGCAGCGCACCACAGAGCCCATCTGCAACGGAAACGGGGCAACCACCAGCACGTCCGCCGGATCACCATCGCCGCACAGGGTATGGGGGACATAGCCGTAGTTGCAGGGATAGTGCATGGCTGTACCCATGAAGCGATCCACCAGCAGCGCACCGCTATCCTTGTCGACCTCGTACTTGACCGGGTCGGCGTTCTGCGGGATCTCGATGATGACGTTGATGTCGTCGGGAACGGACTTCCCGGCCGGAATCGCGTCGATGTTCATAATGCTGTTCCCCTTTGCTTGGTCTCTGATATCTGACGGTGCTAGCGCAGCGTGAAGGTGTCGCCCAGGCGCCGCGGCACCGATGCATTCTTGAGTCGCACGTAATAGGGCAGGCCATTTCGGTAAGGAGGGTAGTCCTCCCCCTGGATCAGCGGCTGCAGGTAGCGGCGGCAGGCGTCGGTGATGCCAAAACCGTCCTCGCGGATGTACTCCGGCGGCAGGCCACGCTCGCGATTGGCCACTTCCGCCAGGTCCGCGCAGCCGATCTCCCACTGATAGGGCTCGTCGCGCTTGCGTACAATGGTGGGCATCACGGCGTTGCGCCCATCCAGGGCCATTTCCACGGCGGCAGCACCCACGGCGTAGGCCTGGTCAACGTCGGTCTTGGACGCCACATGGCGGGCTGCCCGCTGCAGGTAATCGGCCACCGCGCAGTGGTACTTGTAGCCCAGCTCGCGCTTGCACATGCTGGCGATGATCGGGCCGACACCGCCCAACTGCACATGACCGAATGCGTCGGTGCTGCCACTGTCGGAGAGAAAGCGACCGTCCTCTTCACGGATGCCTTCCGACACAACGATCACGCAATAACCAAAGCGCTCCACGGAGCGCCTTACCGCGTCAAGGAATGGCTGCTTCCTGAAGGGCACTTCCGGCAGCAGGATGACATGGGGGGGTTGGTCTTCCGATTCCGCCGCGAGTCCGGCGGCGGCGGCGATCCAGCCCGCATGCCGGCCCATCACTTCAAGCACGAATACCTTGGTGGATGTCTCGGCCATGGAGCGGACGTCCAGACCGGCCTCCATGGTGGACACCGCCACGTACTTGGCAACGGAGCCGAAGCCGGGGCAACAGTCGGTAATGGGGAGATCGTTATCCACGGTCTTGGGAATGCCAATGCAGGTGATCGGGTAACCCATGCGCTCCCCGAGTTGGGAGACCTTCAACGCCGTGTCCTGGGAATCACCGCCGCCGTTGTAGAAGAAGTAGCCGATGTTGTGGGCCTCGAAAACGGCGATCAGGCGCTCGTATTCAGCCCTGTTCTCTTCCAGACCTTTCAGCTTGTAGCGGCACGAACCGAAGGCGCCGGAGGGGGTATGGCGCAGTGCGGCGATGGCCTGATCCGACTCCAGCGAGGTATCGATAAGGTCCTCGGTGAGCGCACCGATGATGCCATTGCGTCCGGCGTAAAGCTTGCCGATGCGATCGCTGTGGCGGCGGGCGGTTTCTATAACGCCACAGGCGCTCGCATTGATGACGGCAGTAACACCGCCGGATTGGGCATAAAAGGCGTTCTTGAGTGCCATATCGAGAGAGATCCCCGGTGCTTGACAGCCGGCGCGCAACCAGTCAGTTGAACAAGCTGCTTGGAATTTGGGCGGCAAGGATACCGGAAAATACGCAGCTTGCCGAGGCGATAGCGCACCGATGTGCAAGACTGCAGTCTGTGGCAGGCTATGCTTTTCATTTCGGGGAGTGTCGACCCGTGCTGCAGCCGCTGGAAACCCTCTTGCGGGTATGCTGGTTTCGCGCCGGACCGCAGGATCTACCCTACTCGCGGGAGTGGCTGATCCTGTTAGTGGTTGCGGCAACGGCCCTGTCCGTTGTGTCGCTGCAGCTGCTGCCGGAAGAGGACAACGGCTTCGGGCGCGTCCTGCTGCACACCGCGCTGGGCCTTGGCGTGCCCTGGATACTGCTGCAGCTCCGTGGGCGACTGAACCGCTACGTTCAGACGGCCAGCGCCATGTTCGGCACCTCACTGCTGCTGACCCTGTTCGTGCTTCCGCCGTTGTTCGCGCTGGGAGGGTCGCCCGGCGAGCCGGTGGTCTGGGCCGCGTACTGGTGGCTGGCGGTGGTGATCTGGTCGGTGGCCGTGATGGGCCACATCATGCGCCATGCGCTGGACCTGCCCCTGTCCGCCGGGGTGGTGATCGCCTTGCTCTACTATGGGCTCTCCCTGTTTCTCAACCAATTCGTCGGGTAAGCCTGCATGCATGTCCACATCCTCGGTATCTGCGGAACTTTCATGGGCAGTCTGGCTTTGCTGGCCCGCGACCTGGGCTACCGGGTCAGCGGCTGGGATCGCAACGTCTACCCCCCCATGAGCACGTTGCTGGAGAGCCAGGGGATCGCCGTCACCAGCGACGAGGACGCCACGCAGCTCGAGCCGGCACCGGACTGCGTGATCATCGGCAACGCGCTGTCCCGCGGCCATCCGCTGGTGGAGGCGGTGCTGGACCGCGGCCTGCCCTATGCATCCGGACCACAGTGGCTGGCCGAGCACGTTCTTCAAGGCCGCTGGGTACTCGCCGTCAGCGGCACCCACGGCAAGACCACCACCGCCGGAATACTGGCCTGGCTGCTGGAGGATGCAGGGCTCGACCCCGGCTTCCTGATCGGCGGGGTGCCGGGAAACTTCGACCGCTCGGCGCGCCTCGGCAGCACCCCGTTTTTCGTGATCGAGGCGGACGAGTACGACACGGCGTTTTTCGACAAACGATCCAAGTTCGTCCACTTCCGGCCGCGGACGCTGGTCATCAACAACCTGGAGCATGACCACGCGGACATCTTCCCGGACCTGGCGGCGATCCAGACCCAGTTCCATCATCTGGTCCGCACTGTACCCGGTGGCGGACTGATCCTGGCAAACGGCGACCAGACCAGCATCGCCGAGACCTTGCAGCGCGGCTGCTGGACCCCGGTGACCCGCTTTGGAGCCGAACCGGACAACGACTACCGGCTACAGAGACATGGCGATGGCTGGGGGGTAACAGACACCGCCGGCGGCTTGCACCCGCTGGCCTGGTCGCAACCCGGGGAACACAACGCACGCAATGCGTTGGCCGCCCTGCTTGCCGCACGACATGTGGGCGTACCACTGGAGCAGGGGCTTGCCTCGCTGGCAGGCTTCCGGGGCATGAAACGACGCCAGGAGTTGCGCGGCACAGTGGCGGGGGTGCGGGTCTTTGATGACTTCGCCCATCACCCGACAGCGATCAGCGCAACGCTTCAGGCCATGCGCCCAGGAGTGACGGCGGGCCGACTGATCGCCGTGCTGGAACCCCGATCCAACACCATGAAGCTCGGCAGCCACCAGGCCGCCCTGCCAAGCGCGTTAAACGAGGCCGACCAGGTCTTTCTGTTTCAACCCCCGGCCATTGACTGGCGGGTGGCGGACATTGTCGAACGCCTGTCCGTCCCGGGCGTCTGGAGCGACAATCTGGAACAACTGGTGACCGATATCTGCGATAACGCACAACCCGGGGACTGTGTTGTGGTCATGAGCAATGGCAGCTTTGGCGGCATCCATGAGCGCCTGTTGCAGGCCCTTTCGAACAAGGAGCAGACCCTTTGAGCAGCGATCCCAGACACGATCACGTCACCCTCGCCTGGACCGGCGCATCAGGTATGCCCTACGGCCTTCGGCTGCTCCAGGTGCTGCTTGAAAAGGGCATGGGTGTGCACCTGCTGATCTCCGATGCGGCCCGCGTGGTCCTCGGCACGGAGACGGATCTGGGCCTGCCCGGACGCAACCCGGAAGCAGAACGGTTCCTGAGCGATCGCTTCGCGGCCGGTGACGGTCAGCTGAAACTGCTCGGCAACACCCAGTGGACGGCGGCCTGCGCATCAGGCTCCGGCGCCGCCCGCCGCATGGTTGTCTGCCCCTGCACCACCGGTACGCTTGGCGGTATCGCCGCAGGCACCAGCAACAACCTCATCGAACGCTCCGCCGATGTGGTGCTGAAGGAACGCGGTCGCCTGATCCTTGTGCCCCGGGAAATGCCCTACTCCACCTTGCACCTGGAAAACATGCTGACCCTGAGCCGCATGGGCGCGGTCATCATGCCGCCCTGTCCGGGGTTTTATAATCAGCCGCAATCGGTGGATGATCTGGTGGATTTCGTCGTGGCCCGCATACTCGATCATCTGGACGTGCCCAATGATCTGCAGCCCAGATGGGGGCACGCACGCCACACCCACAAGGACTGAGTAATCCGACAGGCGACGACCGTGATGATGCGCATACCCATCTTTCCGCTACGAACCGTGCTTTTTCCCGGCGGTCCGTTGCAGCTCAGAATATTCGAAACCCGTTATCTGGACATGGTCAGCCAGTGCCTGCGGGAGGATCGCGGCTTCGGTGTCTGCCTGATTCAGGAGGGCAACGAAATCGGTGAGCCGGCGCACCCCCACCCGGTGGGCACCATTGCCCGCATTGTCGACTGGGACAAGCGGCCCGACGGTCTTCTGGGGCTGACGGCCATCGGCGGGGAACGCT
The Natronocella acetinitrilica DNA segment above includes these coding regions:
- the fis gene encoding DNA-binding transcriptional regulator Fis, encoding MQQQASGVMRGSAVQTEPDDTGVGPIRACVSDAMERYLAQLDGDAACDLHKLVLEEVEPPLFAAVMRYCQNNQTRAAQMLGMNRATLRKKLLHYGLV
- a CDS encoding DUF3426 domain-containing protein, translating into MYTQCPACATLFRTEPDALPAPGGRVQCGMCHTAFDPRRRLVDTLPAAFHAHLPLESLALLDREPDEAVISDVEPATADQPADVAVDPAEPIEPVDEPPSQPAAVSEPEPLRTETPAPPARRAIDWTSGPVSVVPGRAVRPGVSRPGGGRPALATAAYQALGEDALAAAEGDHGDWHLQSALELERQAAAGIPAAGPSNLLWLTGVLLLALLFGLQVTYAQRNVMAASAELRPWAERLCAVTGCELPLLRDREQMRLLRGQVTEHPRRDDALVAAALIVNDAPFRQPYPLIRLSLLDGNQRVTAERWFHPSDYLEDETLRHQWERGMSPGRSISVRLELMDPGGGAEQYIFEYR
- the prmA gene encoding 50S ribosomal protein L11 methyltransferase, with the protein product MPFLQVSCDLDAVACQLAEDVLMEQGAMSVTLQDPGGDPILEPGPGEAPLWGRAIVLALFDEHARVDTVRRALERELGDTAVRGWRVEWLEDRAWERAWMDDFVPMRFGRRLWVCPSNARVDASDAIVLKLDPGLAFGTGTHPSTALCLEWLDRQPLQGRFVIDMGCGSGILSIAALLLGAERVLGIDKDPQALIASRENARRNGVDGRLELASPDDMPADAIADVLVANILAGVLIRLAPELSRRVRSGGHLALSGILNEQAASVTDSYTSAFELRADDGRDGWALVTGLRRPSEV
- the ppa gene encoding inorganic diphosphatase — translated: MNIDAIPAGKSVPDDINVIIEIPQNADPVKYEVDKDSGALLVDRFMGTAMHYPCNYGYVPHTLCGDGDPADVLVVAPFPLQMGSVVRCRPVGVLKMEDESGEDAKLLAVPVDKLTKLYSKVKGPEDLPQILLDQISHFFEHYKDLEPGKWVKIQGWEGLESARQELLDAVKRAGN
- a CDS encoding 6-phosphofructokinase, with amino-acid sequence MALKNAFYAQSGGVTAVINASACGVIETARRHSDRIGKLYAGRNGIIGALTEDLIDTSLESDQAIAALRHTPSGAFGSCRYKLKGLEENRAEYERLIAVFEAHNIGYFFYNGGGDSQDTALKVSQLGERMGYPITCIGIPKTVDNDLPITDCCPGFGSVAKYVAVSTMEAGLDVRSMAETSTKVFVLEVMGRHAGWIAAAAGLAAESEDQPPHVILLPEVPFRKQPFLDAVRRSVERFGYCVIVVSEGIREEDGRFLSDSGSTDAFGHVQLGGVGPIIASMCKRELGYKYHCAVADYLQRAARHVASKTDVDQAYAVGAAAVEMALDGRNAVMPTIVRKRDEPYQWEIGCADLAEVANRERGLPPEYIREDGFGITDACRRYLQPLIQGEDYPPYRNGLPYYVRLKNASVPRRLGDTFTLR
- the mpl gene encoding UDP-N-acetylmuramate:L-alanyl-gamma-D-glutamyl-meso-diaminopimelate ligase → MHVHILGICGTFMGSLALLARDLGYRVSGWDRNVYPPMSTLLESQGIAVTSDEDATQLEPAPDCVIIGNALSRGHPLVEAVLDRGLPYASGPQWLAEHVLQGRWVLAVSGTHGKTTTAGILAWLLEDAGLDPGFLIGGVPGNFDRSARLGSTPFFVIEADEYDTAFFDKRSKFVHFRPRTLVINNLEHDHADIFPDLAAIQTQFHHLVRTVPGGGLILANGDQTSIAETLQRGCWTPVTRFGAEPDNDYRLQRHGDGWGVTDTAGGLHPLAWSQPGEHNARNALAALLAARHVGVPLEQGLASLAGFRGMKRRQELRGTVAGVRVFDDFAHHPTAISATLQAMRPGVTAGRLIAVLEPRSNTMKLGSHQAALPSALNEADQVFLFQPPAIDWRVADIVERLSVPGVWSDNLEQLVTDICDNAQPGDCVVVMSNGSFGGIHERLLQALSNKEQTL
- a CDS encoding flavin prenyltransferase UbiX — encoded protein: MSSDPRHDHVTLAWTGASGMPYGLRLLQVLLEKGMGVHLLISDAARVVLGTETDLGLPGRNPEAERFLSDRFAAGDGQLKLLGNTQWTAACASGSGAARRMVVCPCTTGTLGGIAAGTSNNLIERSADVVLKERGRLILVPREMPYSTLHLENMLTLSRMGAVIMPPCPGFYNQPQSVDDLVDFVVARILDHLDVPNDLQPRWGHARHTHKD